The proteins below come from a single Eubacterium limosum genomic window:
- a CDS encoding M50 family metallopeptidase, translating to MSILTNILMVLLTLLILSVLVVVHEWGHFIAARKTGVFVEEFSIGMGPLIYAKQGKETQFSIRALPLGGFCKMRGEGDAGEEDEEIAAEDAAVREPVDPDDPRSFSNKTKGQRFIILVAGAAMNIVFAFVLLVLIYLFKGANILQALGLGLTTTGKFGITIYQSLYMLVTGQVGMNDVAGPIGMVSMVHDFFQYGIIALMSFTALISVNLGVINLLPLPALDGGQIMIIIIEKLVGRDLDPKKANMINYIGFMALMLLAVVIAVNDVMRIMG from the coding sequence ATGAGTATATTAACAAATATTTTGATGGTTCTCTTGACACTGCTTATTTTATCTGTTCTGGTAGTTGTTCATGAATGGGGCCATTTTATTGCAGCCAGAAAAACTGGCGTCTTCGTTGAGGAGTTTTCCATTGGGATGGGGCCGCTGATTTACGCTAAACAGGGTAAGGAAACCCAGTTCTCGATTCGTGCGCTGCCCCTGGGCGGCTTTTGCAAAATGCGCGGAGAAGGTGACGCCGGCGAAGAGGATGAAGAGATAGCCGCTGAGGATGCGGCAGTGCGTGAGCCAGTGGACCCGGATGATCCGAGAAGCTTTTCCAATAAAACAAAGGGACAGCGCTTTATCATTCTGGTGGCCGGGGCGGCAATGAACATTGTGTTCGCCTTTGTGCTGCTGGTATTGATCTACCTGTTTAAAGGAGCCAACATTCTGCAGGCGTTGGGTCTTGGCCTTACGACAACCGGAAAGTTTGGGATTACCATTTACCAGAGCCTTTACATGCTGGTGACCGGGCAGGTAGGAATGAACGATGTGGCAGGTCCGATCGGAATGGTCAGCATGGTCCACGATTTTTTCCAGTATGGAATCATTGCGCTGATGTCCTTTACGGCCTTAATTTCAGTCAATTTAGGGGTGATCAATTTACTGCCGCTTCCGGCTCTTGATGGTGGACAGATCATGATCATCATTATTGAAAAGCTGGTTGGACGTGACCTTGATCCTAAAAAGGCAAACATGATCAATTACATCGGCTTTATGGCCCTGATGCTTTTGGCGGTGGTCATAGCGGTGAATGATGTAATGCGGATAATGGGCTGA
- the ispG gene encoding flavodoxin-dependent (E)-4-hydroxy-3-methylbut-2-enyl-diphosphate synthase, producing MEIRRHKTREVPIGNRMIGGDNPILIQSMTNTDTRDVQATVRQIKDLEAAGCDIVRVAVPDMEAAKAIADIKKQISIPLVADIHFNYELALEAIKGGVDKLRINPGNIGDKEKVRLVVEAAREADISIRIGVNAGSLEKELLEKYGHPTPEAMVESAEKHIAYLEELDFNNIVVSMKASDVRFTIDAYTLFSQKYDYPLHLGITEAGVLRTSAVKSGIGIGYMLLGGIGDTIRVSITGNPVDEIYVARDILKSIGLYQSGEGMVEVVSCPTCGRTEIDLIGIAEEMNRRLVHVKKDLKVAVMGCVVNGPGEGKEADIGIAGGKGKGVLFKKGEIFKTVAEDEIIDALMEEIERM from the coding sequence ATGGAAATACGACGTCATAAAACCAGAGAGGTACCCATCGGAAACCGGATGATCGGAGGGGATAATCCAATCCTGATCCAGTCCATGACCAATACAGACACGAGGGACGTCCAGGCGACTGTGCGACAGATAAAGGATCTGGAGGCAGCCGGCTGCGACATTGTGCGGGTGGCGGTGCCAGATATGGAGGCAGCGAAAGCCATCGCGGACATAAAAAAACAGATCTCTATTCCATTGGTGGCGGATATCCATTTTAATTATGAGCTGGCGCTGGAGGCTATTAAAGGCGGAGTGGACAAGCTCCGGATCAACCCCGGAAATATTGGGGATAAGGAGAAGGTGCGCCTGGTGGTGGAAGCGGCCAGAGAAGCGGATATTTCCATCCGCATTGGGGTGAACGCAGGCTCTTTGGAAAAAGAACTGCTTGAAAAATACGGGCACCCTACACCGGAAGCAATGGTGGAGAGCGCTGAAAAACATATCGCCTATCTCGAAGAGCTTGATTTTAACAACATTGTGGTATCCATGAAGGCGTCGGATGTGCGCTTTACCATTGACGCCTACACGCTGTTTTCCCAGAAATATGATTATCCGCTGCATTTGGGAATTACAGAAGCTGGAGTGCTGCGGACTTCGGCCGTTAAGTCGGGTATCGGTATCGGCTATATGCTGTTGGGCGGCATCGGGGATACCATTCGGGTATCCATCACAGGCAATCCGGTGGATGAAATTTACGTGGCCAGAGATATTTTAAAATCTATCGGCCTGTACCAGAGCGGAGAGGGCATGGTCGAGGTCGTGTCCTGCCCGACCTGTGGCCGCACAGAAATTGACCTGATCGGCATCGCAGAGGAAATGAACCGCCGGCTCGTGCATGTCAAAAAGGACTTGAAGGTCGCGGTGATGGGCTGTGTGGTCAATGGTCCGGGCGAGGGGAAGGAAGCAGACATCGGCATTGCCGGTGGAAAAGGAAAAGGGGTTCTTTTTAAAAAAGGGGAAATCTTTAAAACAGTGGCAGAGGATGAGATCATTGACGCCCTGATGGAAGAAATCGAAAGAATGTAG